ATCAGTTCTTGGTGACGGGCGTCAGTTCTTGGTGATGATGGAGCGCCCGAAGAAGAGCAGGTTCGCGGGCTTCTCGGCGAGGCGGCGCATGAAGTAGCCGTACCAGTCGGTGCCGTACGCCGTGTACACGCGCATCCGGTGGCCCTCGGCGGCCAGGCGCACGTGCTCCTCGCTGCGGATGCCGTACAGCATCTGGAACTCGTACTCGTCCAGCTTGCGCCCGGCGCGGCGGCCCAGCTCCTGCGCGATGGCGATCAGGCGCGGGTCGTGGGACCCGATCATCGGGTAGCCGTCGCCCTCCATGAGGATCTTCGTGATCCGGACGTACGCCTTGTCGATCTCGGCCTTGTCCTGGTACGCGACGGAGGCGGGCTCCTTGTAGGCGCCCTTCACGATGCGCACGCGGCTGCCCGCGGCGGCCAGTCGGCGGGCGTCGTCCTCGGTGCGGAAGAGGTACGCCTGGATGACGCAGCCGGTCTGCGGGAAGTCCTTCCGCAGCTCCTCGTGGATGGCGAACATCGAGTCGAGGGTGGTGTGGTCCTCGGCGTCCAGGGTGACCGTGGTGCCGATCGCGGCGGCGGCCTCGACGACGGGGCGTACGTTCGCGAGGGCGAGCTCGTGTCCGCCCTCCAGCGCCTGCCCGAACATGGACAGCTTCACGGACATCTCGGCGCGGGTGCCCAGGCCCAGGTCCTTGAGGTGCGCGATCAGGTCGAGGTACGCGTCGCGGGCGGCGTACGCCTGCTCGCGCGTCGTGATGTCCTCGCCGACGACGTCGAGGGTGACTTCCAGGCCCTTGTCGGTGGCTTCGACGACGATCGGCACGACGTGCTCGACGGTCTCACCGGCGATGAACCGGTCCACGACCTGTTTGGTGCCCGGGGC
This is a stretch of genomic DNA from Streptomyces sp. NBC_00237. It encodes these proteins:
- a CDS encoding proline dehydrogenase family protein: MLGPVILAASRSDQMRRFVSAAPGTKQVVDRFIAGETVEHVVPIVVEATDKGLEVTLDVVGEDITTREQAYAARDAYLDLIAHLKDLGLGTRAEMSVKLSMFGQALEGGHELALANVRPVVEAAAAIGTTVTLDAEDHTTLDSMFAIHEELRKDFPQTGCVIQAYLFRTEDDARRLAAAGSRVRIVKGAYKEPASVAYQDKAEIDKAYVRITKILMEGDGYPMIGSHDPRLIAIAQELGRRAGRKLDEYEFQMLYGIRSEEHVRLAAEGHRMRVYTAYGTDWYGYFMRRLAEKPANLLFFGRSIITKN